GGTGCGCGTGGAAGACGGCGAGCGGGCCGAAGCCGCTCCACTGCTCGGTCGGCTCGATGATGGTGACCGGCACGCCGTGGAAGCGGCCGTGCTCCATGAGCGCGTACAGGTAGCCCATGTTGCCGATCGTGCGCCACATGACGTCCATCACCCGCTGGACGAAGTCGACGATGGTGGAGAAGCGGCCCTGGTAGGGGAGCTGACTCGCGATCGGCGCCAGCAGGTAGATCTCCGTGGCCCCGAGCTGGAGCGCGCGCTCGAGCGGGATGTTCCACGCGAAGCCGCCGTCGACGTACCAATCGCCGCGCCACTCGATGGGCGGGAAGAGGAAGGGAATCGCGTAGCCCGCGCGCACCAGCGTGCGTAGCTCGCGCCAGTCGGCGCACTGGGCCTTGCTCACCATCTCGCCCTGGCCGCGCGAGAGGTTCAGCACGATGAACTCGAGCTCGAGCGGGCTGGCCAGCACCTCGCGGAAGTCGACGTGCTCCTCGATCGCCTCGGAGAGCGCGTCCATCGAGAAGAGCGACAGCCCCAAGAGCGGATTGTGGCGCAGGCTCGGGGACACGATGCGCGGCAGCGAGCGGAATCCGTGCCAGGCGCGCTCGAGCGCCGCGACGCCGCCCGAGGCGTACGCACAGGCGTTGATGACGCCGATCGAGCTGGCGACGATGGCGTCGGGGCGTATGCCCTGCTCGGCGAGGTAGCGCAGCGCGCCCACCTGATGGGCACCGAGCGCGGCGCCGCCGCCGAGGATGAACACGCGCTTGGTCACGCCACGACGCCGGCGTCCTTCCAGCGCCCGATGTCCTCCCAGCTGCAGCCCAGCTCGAGCAGGACCTCCTCGGTGTGGGCACCGGCGTCGGCGGCGGCGCTGCGGACCGCGGGCGGCTGGCCGCCGAACTGTACCGGGTTCGCGCACACCCGCACCGGGCCGTCGGCCTGCGGCGCTTCGAGCAGGTAGCCGTTGGCCTGCACCTGCGGATCGTCGGGCAGATCGAGCGGGGTCTGGAACGGACCCCAGATGCATTCCGTCGGCGCCAGGAGCTGGGTCCAGGCCGCCCGAGGGCGGGTCGCGAAATGGGCGACCAGCTCGGCGCGGATCGCCGCGTGCTCGCGGCTGCGCACCTCCGGCGTCGGCCAGCGCTCGAGGAGATCGGGACGCTCGATGGTGGCCGCGAAGAGCGGCCAGAAGCGCTCGGCCTGGAGCATCATGAGAACGATCGCCCTGCCGTCGGCGCACGGGTAGGTGCCGACGAGGGGGTTCGGCGCGCCCGGCATGTCGCCCGCCGACGGCAGCATGAAGCCGTAGAGCAGGGCGGCGGTGATGTCGGGCGACAGCACCCACATCGCGGTGCCGAGCAGCGAGACGTCGACCTCGCCGCCGACGCCGGTCCGCTCGCGCCGGAAGAGGGCGGCGGCAACGCCGCCGGCGATCGCCATGCCGCCGATGAAGTCGCCGAACGCCGGCCGTTGCTGGAGCGGCGGCTGGCCGGTCGTCGAGTAGCGGTCGGCGATGCCGCCCCGGGCCCAGAACGAGACGCCGTCGTAGCCGCCACGACGGGCGTCCGGGCCGCGGCGCCCCTGGCCGCTGCCGCGCGCATAGACGAGGCGCGGGTTCACCGCCCGCAGATCGTCCCACGTGAGGCGCAGGCGCTCGCGGGCGTCGTCGAGGAAGCTGGTGACGAACACGTCGGCGTCGGCGAGCAGCCGGTCGAGCAGGGCGCGTCCTTCCGGATGCCCGAGATCGATGCCGACGCTGCGCTTGTTGCGGCCGAGGTGCTCGACGAAGAAGTTACGCCCGGACGCACCGGGGATCAGCCCGGCGGTGACCAGCCCGCGGATCGGGTCGCCGAAGCGGGGGTGCTCGATCTTGACGACGTCGGCGCCCCAGTCGCCGAGGACGGTCGCCGCCGACGGCACGAAGCCCCAGTCGGCGACCTCGATCACCCGCACTCCGTCGAGCACCGCCGAGCCGGCATCAGGCATCGCAGCGACAGTAGAAGCGGCGGCCGGCGATGACAAGGCGCGGGCGTCAGCGCTCGGCTTCGAGCGGGAGCCAGACCTCGAGGCGCGCGCCGGGACCCTGGCCGCCATTGGCAGGCCCCATCTGCACCGTCCCACCGAGGGCACGCACGCGCTCGCGGATGCCGATGAGACCCACGCCGGCCCGCGCGGGGCCGGCGTGGCGTCCGCTGCGGAGGCCGACGCCGTCGTCCTCCACCTCGAGACGGAGCCGGTCGCCCTCGACGCCGAGCGTGACCTGGACGCTGCGGGCGCGCGCATGCCGGGCGACGTTCGTGAGCGCCTCCTGGGTGATGCGGTAGACCGCGGTCTCGACCTCGCGCGAGAGGCGATGCGGCAGCGTCGCGGCCGTGAAGCTGGTCAGCAGCTGCTCCCGATCGGCGAAGGCCTTCACGTGCTGATCGAGCGAGGGGACGAGGCCGTAGTCGTCCAGCACCGAGGGGCGGAGGAGCTGCGAGAGCTCACGGATCTGGGTCAACGTCTTCGAGGCGAGGCGGCGGGCCTCGGCGACGCGACCATGGAGCTCGTCCTCACGCGCGGGGAGCTGCTTCTCGACCAGCCAGAGATACGACAGCACCGCCGTGAGCGACTGCCCGAGCTCGTCGTGCAGCTCGCGCGACAGCCGGGCGCGCTCCTCTTCCTGGATCGACATGAGGCGCGACGACAGCTCCGTCAGCTCGCGCTGGCGCAGGTCGAGGCGCACGCGCACGCGGGCGAAGCCGACCGCGCAGGCGAAAGCGACCGCCACCCCGACCGCCAGCGCCGCGACCGAGAACGCGAAGGAGCCGTGCACCGGATCGGGCGGCGCGCGCAGGACACCGATGGCCGCATAGGCCGCGGTCAGGCCGATGCCGATCACGGTCGTGCGGCCCACCGACCAGAGCCCGAGCACGGCGCTGCCGACGAGCAGCAGCGTCAGCCCCATCGCCACCAGCGTCGGCAGCTGGGGCGAGACCCAGAAGTAGCCGAGCGTGCTCGCGGCGAGGACGAGGCTCAGGGCCACCCCGAGGGCGTCGGTGTGGCGTTCGCCCCAGGGGAGGAAGGTGAGGAGGAAGCCGCCGAGGACCGTCGCCGAGGTGACCCCGTAGAGCACCAGGTGTACGCCGAGGTCGTCGCGGTCGGTGTACGTCGTCTCGAGGGGCAGGAAGATGCAGTAGGCGAGGAGGACGATCGCCGAGGCGCCGCGGATGGTCGCGACGGAGACCGTGTCGTCCCGTGCCGGCGCAGCGTCGACGGCCATCGACGCGCCGTCTACCGCCGCCGCCGCCGGGCGACAAGCGGCGCCGGTGTCAGAAGGCGTCGGGGCGCAGCAGGGCGTCGCTGCCGCCGTCGACGAAAAGCACGCTCCCGCAGCAGAAGCGGGCATCCGGCCCGAGCAGGAAGGCGATCGCGTCGGCGACGGCGTCGGGTGTCCCGAAGCCGCCCGTGGGGATCGGGAAGCCGCGCACGGCGGGCCCCAGGACCGGGTCGGCCAGCGAGCCGTCGAGGAGAGGCGTCTGCACCGCGCCGGGGGCGACCGCATTGAGCCGCACGCTGCGGCCGGCCCAATCGGGGCCCGTGGCGCTGCGCCGCACCCAGCAGGCGAGCGCGCGCTTCGACGCCGCGTAGGCCGAAGCGCCGTGCAGCGTCGCGGCCGCCGTACGGGCCGCGTTCTCGTCGCCGGCGAGACAATGGTCGACGAGTGCGTCGACCGCGTTCGGCAGCGACGCGGAGTTGGAGGCGACGGCGACCGCCGCCGCCCCGGGGCGGCCGACGAGCAGCGGCCGCAGGCCCTCGAGGAGCTCCGCCGCGCCGAAGTAGTTGACCGAGACGAGCAGCCCGCGATCGGGCACGTGCGGGCCGAGCCCGGCGCACGCGACGGCGCCGGTGAGGCCCTGCGGCGCGAGCGCCCGCACCCCGTCGACCGCCGCGCGGCGGCCGGCCGGGGTGGCGAGATCGGCGCAGACCTCGGCATCGCCGAGATCGACGCCGATCACACGCGCGCCGTCGCAGAGGAGTCGCGCGCGCACGGCGGCGCCGATGCCGGACGCCGCCCCGGAGAGCGCGACGATCTGCTCAGGCGAGGCCGTAGAGACGCGCGCAGTTGCCGCCGGCGATGAGGGCGCGCTCGTTCGCCGGGACGTCCTTGAAGTGCTCCGCCAGCGCCTCGCGCGACTTCGGCCAGGAGCTGTCCGAGTGCGGGTAGTCGGTCGACCAGAGGATGTTCTGCAGCCCGGCACGATGCCGCTCGGCGACGCCGGCGAGATCCGAGATGAACGTGGCGTGACCCTGGCGGTACCAGTACGTGCTCGGCTTCTCGGTGAGGATCGACTTGGTCCAGAAGCGGTGCTTGTTGAAGGTCTGGTCCATGCGCTCGAGGAAGTAGGGGATCCAGCCGATGCCGCACTCGACGAGCACGAACTTGAGCTTCGGGTGCCGCGCCAGGATGCCGGTGAAGACCAGCGTCGAGACCGTCTCGCAGATCGAGATCGGCGCGATCGCGATGAAGGTCTCCTTCACGCCCGGCGTCGGGTTCTGGAACGTCGCCTGCACGTTCGCGTTGCGCGGGCCGACGATGTGGAAGGAGAGCGGCAGGCCGGTCTCCTCGATCGCGGACCAGAACGGCTCGTAGTCCTCGTGCCAGAGCGGCTTGCCGCCACGCTCGTCCGGGAACGGATCGCAGTGGAAACCGCGGAGCCCGAGCTTGGCGATGCGCCGGAGCTCGGTGATGCCCTCCTCGATGTCGACCAGCGGCACGTGCGCGAGGCCGATCAGGCGATCGGGAGCGGCCTTCGACAGGTCGACCATCCAGTCGTTGTAGCGCTGGACGATCCAGCGGCGCAGCGCCGCATCCTTCGGATACTGCGTGACGGGGCCGCCGAAGTAGAGGACCTCGGCGTCGACGCCGTCGATATCCATGTCTGCGAGACGGGCTTTCGGGTCGTACGAGCCCGGGCGCATGTCCTTGTAGCCGAGACCGTACGCCTTGAACTCCTCCGGCTTGCGGCCGGCGGAGGAGTCGAGGCCGATGGCCCCGCTGATCTGGGAGTCGACGATCCAGAAGTCGCCCATGTCGGTCGACTCGACGCGCGGCGCCCGGTCTTTGAAGGCAGCGGGCACCTCGCGTGTCCACAGGTCCTTCTCGGGGTTCACGTGCGAGTCCGCCGAGATGATGCGTTCCGTGGCCATGCGATCCACCTCCTGACGATCGACACGGGGATCTCCCCGAGTCGTCGCCGGTCTAACCGAGGTGTGCCGCGGTAATCAAGCGATCGCTCGATTTTTGCCGAGCTCAGAGCGTGAGGCCGCCGAGCGCACCCGAAGCCCCCGTGAGCGCCGCGCCGAGGGCAGACGCGACGTCGGCCGGGATCTGCTTGCCGGACTGCTTGCCGACGTACTTGCCGAGCGCCTTCAGCTGCTTCGTGGCCGCCTTGCGCGCCTTCACCGCCTTCTTGCCGCTGCTGGCACCGACCACGTCGACCTTCGTGCGGATGGCGCGGAGGCCCTTCGGCAGCTTCTTCGCGGCCTTCTTGCCGAGCTGGCCGCTCGCGCCGGCGACGATGGCAGCCGCGGTCTCGAGGCGGCAGGTGACGCTGCCGATGCCGACCTTCGGCACGTTCTCGCAGCCGGCGGCGTCGCTGCACGCGTCGTCGGTGCAGAGATCGCCGTCGTCGCACTGCGGCGCGGTGCCGGCGACGCAGCCGACCGCCGGATCGCACGTCTCGGTGCCGTTGCAGGCCTGGCCGTCGTCGCAGGCGATGGGCGTGCTGACGCAGCCGACCGCCGGGTTGCACGAGTCCTGCGTGCAGGCGTCGCCGTCATCGCACGACGGCGGGTCGGCGGGCGTGCAGATGCCGGCGATGCACGCTGCGTCGCCGCACTCGCCGAGCGGGGTGCAGTCGCCGTGCTCGGCGCACTGGATGCACGCCTCGGTCGACTCGGGCGTGCACAGCTCGCCCACCTCGCACACGCCCGCGAGGCAGGACGAGGGCGTCGTGCCGTTCGCGGCGCCGTCGTCGCACTCCTCGAAGCAGTCGATGGTGCCGTTGCCGCACTCCTCGGTGCGGCAGCTCGCGCTGCAGCCGTCGCAGGAGACCGTGTTGAAGTCGTCGCACTCCTCGCCGCACTCGACGACGCCGTTGCCGCAGCCCTCGATCTCGCAGAAGGCGTTGCAGCCGTCGCAGTTCGCCGTGTTGCCGTCGTCGCACTGCTCGCCGGGGTCGGGGTTGCCGTTGCCGCAGCCGGGCGGCGCCTGCTTCGCGCAGGCGGTGCTGCAGGTGAGCGAGCCCTCGGGTCCGTCGTCGCACTCCTCGGCGCACTCGATGATGCCGTTGCCGCAGGTCTCGACCTGGCAGGTCGCCGAGCAGCCGTCGCACGAGCTCGTGTTGGAGTCGTCGCAGCCCTCGAGGTTGTCGGTGATCCCGTCGCCGCAGACGTTGGTAGCGCGCGAGCAGTCGGCGGCGCAGCCGTCGCCGTCCTCGGTGTTCATGTCGTCGCACGCCTCGCCGGGGTCGAGGATGCCGTTGCCGCAGATCTGGCAGCGGCACTGCTCGGAGCAGGTCACGCCCTGACCGCAGACGCCCGAGAGCGCGCCGTCGCACTCTTCGCCCGTGTCGAGGAACTCGTTGCCGCAGCCGACGCCGCCGCAGGGGATGAGGTCGATATCCATGACCTTGGTGGCCGCGGGCACGATGCTGGCCCCGGTGGTGATGGGCTCCTTGGTGAGCCAGCGCAGCTCGTTCTGCTGGGTCGCCCGCATGGTGCCCGCGACGGTGAGCTGACCGCCGCTGCCGAGACGGATGCGCCCGCCGCTGCCGCGCGCGTCGACGACACGGCCGCCGGGCAGGGTGAGGTCGCACTGGGCGCGGATGTCGACCTCGCCGCCGCCGAACGCGTCGCTGCCGCGGGCGTCGATGTTGCCGAGCACGACCTTGCGGCTGGCCTCGATCTGCACGAGCGGCCCGGTGGTTCCGACGCCGACGGTGCTGCCGTTGATGCTGACGCTGCCGACCTGGATGAAGTCCTCGCCGGCGGAGATGTCGACGTCGCCGCCCGAGCCCGAGGGCCCGCCGCCGGTGACGTCGATGCTGCCGCTCAGCTCGACGCTGCCGGTGAAGGCGGTGACGGTGAGGTCGCCGCCGTCGCCGCCGAACGCGCCGCCGGCGCGGCCGGCGAGCCGCAGCGCGCCGGAGAGGGCCACGCGGCCGTCCACCGAGTCGATCTCGATGGTGCCGCCGGAGCCGTCGACGGCCTTCGCCTGGAGATCGAGGATACCGCCGAGGTTCACGTCGTCGTCCGCGACCACGGAGAAGGACCCGCCGAGATCCTGGCCGGTGAGGTCGATCTTGCCGCTGAGCGTCACCGAGGCGTCGGAGATCAGGTCGACGGCGCCGCCGCTGCTGAAGCCCTGCGCGCCGCCGGTCGCGGTGATGTCCCCCGTGATGACGATGTCGCCGGCGGTGATGGCGACGTCGCCGCCGCTCTCGTCGGCGGAGGTGGCCTTGGCGGTGATCTGCCCGTCGACCTGCACGCGGCCCCCGGCGGTGAGCGCCACACGGCCGGGGAAGGACGCGTTGACGTCGATCTTCGCGGCGTTGCTGCCCGCCTTCTGGATGCGGATGTCGTTCACCGCGTCGATGCTGAGAAGGCCGCCGGAGCCGACGAGGGCCGCGTTGGTCTCCATGATCACGCTGCCGGCGACGATGCGGAAGTCGCCGCCGCCGAAGTCGATCTTGGCGCCCTGCTTCAGCACCAGCGTGCGCGCGCCGAAGTCGAAGGTGACGATGGCGGGGCCGGGGATCGTCCAGTTCCCGGTCACGGTGCATGGGTTCGCGGCAGGCGCACACAGGTCGTTGGGCGAGTTCGCCGGTGCGGCGAACGCCATGGTGGCCGCGAGGACGAGCGGGGCAGCGAGCAGGACGCGGGTCATCGTGCGGCGGCAGAGAGCAACCGGCGTGCCCTGGAGCGGCGTGCGTGGCAGCGGCGCAAGGCCTGATCGTGCAAGGGCGAAATGGCCGCCTTGCGCTACGCCACGAATCGCATGATTGCAAGGCTCGGGCGCGCGCGCCCGGGCGCACGCCGATGAGTCGCAGTCAGCGCACGGCGCGGACGGCTCCCGAGGCGCCGTCGGCGTACCGCGCGAGTGCGGTGGCGAGCGCCGGATCGAGGCGGCGTCCCTGCGCCCGCGTGACGTTGCGGCCGAGCGCGCCCACGCGCTTCGTCGCCTTCGCCAGCTGCTTCTTGCGCTTGCCCGCCTTGGTCGTGCCCTCGGCCGCGCGCAGCGCCGCGCGCACCTTCGTGACCAGGGCGCCGAGCTTGCGCCGGACCTTCGGCGCCGCCGCCTCGGCCGGTGCCGCCGCGAGCGCCGCGGCGAAGCCGTCGAGCTTGCAGTGCACGGCGGCGAAGCCCGTGCGCTCCTCGTGCGTGCAGCCGACGACGTCGTCGCACGCGTCGTCGGTGCAGAGGTCGCCGTCGTCGCAGTTGGGCATGGTCCCCGCGACGCAGCCGCTCGTCGGGTCGCACAGCTCGGCCCCGTTGCAGGCGCGGCCGTCGTCGCAGGCGCGCGGCGTGTGCGTGCAGCCCGCGGCGCTCGGGCAGGCGTCGATGGTGCAGGCGTTGCCGTCGTCGCAGGCGAGCGGGGCGACGTCGACGCAGACGCCGCCCTCGCACGCCACGCCGCCGCAGCGCCCGAGCGGGTCGCAGTCGACGTCGCTCGCGCACGCGGTGCAGGTGGGCTCGGGTGCGTGCCGGCACTCGTTCAGATCGAGGTCGCAGGTGTCGGTGGTGCAGGCGTTGGCGTCGTCGCACTGGTTCGCGAGGCCGCTGCAGCAGCCGGCGCGCGCCTGATGCTGGCAGCCCGTTTCGGGGTCGCAGAAATCGTCGGTGCAGGGGTCGGCGTCGTCGCAGTCGAGCGGCGCCGCCGGCGTGCAGGCGCCGGCGACGCAGGTCGCGGGCTCGCAGAGGTCGCCGCAGCCGCCGATCTGGCCGACGAGCGGCGTGTGCGCACAGCGCCCGTCGCCGTCGCAGAGGTCGGCGGTGCAGGGGTCGGCGTCGTCGCAGTCCGACGCGGTCGTGCAGCAGGACGGATCCGGC
The genomic region above belongs to bacterium and contains:
- a CDS encoding DUF4215 domain-containing protein — its product is MTRVLLAAPLVLAATMAFAAPANSPNDLCAPAANPCTVTGNWTIPGPAIVTFDFGARTLVLKQGAKIDFGGGDFRIVAGSVIMETNAALVGSGGLLSIDAVNDIRIQKAGSNAAKIDVNASFPGRVALTAGGRVQVDGQITAKATSADESGGDVAITAGDIVITGDITATGGAQGFSSGGAVDLISDASVTLSGKIDLTGQDLGGSFSVVADDDVNLGGILDLQAKAVDGSGGTIEIDSVDGRVALSGALRLAGRAGGAFGGDGGDLTVTAFTGSVELSGSIDVTGGGPSGSGGDVDISAGEDFIQVGSVSINGSTVGVGTTGPLVQIEASRKVVLGNIDARGSDAFGGGEVDIRAQCDLTLPGGRVVDARGSGGRIRLGSGGQLTVAGTMRATQQNELRWLTKEPITTGASIVPAATKVMDIDLIPCGGVGCGNEFLDTGEECDGALSGVCGQGVTCSEQCRCQICGNGILDPGEACDDMNTEDGDGCAADCSRATNVCGDGITDNLEGCDDSNTSSCDGCSATCQVETCGNGIIECAEECDDGPEGSLTCSTACAKQAPPGCGNGNPDPGEQCDDGNTANCDGCNAFCEIEGCGNGVVECGEECDDFNTVSCDGCSASCRTEECGNGTIDCFEECDDGAANGTTPSSCLAGVCEVGELCTPESTEACIQCAEHGDCTPLGECGDAACIAGICTPADPPSCDDGDACTQDSCNPAVGCVSTPIACDDGQACNGTETCDPAVGCVAGTAPQCDDGDLCTDDACSDAAGCENVPKVGIGSVTCRLETAAAIVAGASGQLGKKAAKKLPKGLRAIRTKVDVVGASSGKKAVKARKAATKQLKALGKYVGKQSGKQIPADVASALGAALTGASGALGGLTL
- a CDS encoding CoA transferase, with the translated sequence MPDAGSAVLDGVRVIEVADWGFVPSAATVLGDWGADVVKIEHPRFGDPIRGLVTAGLIPGASGRNFFVEHLGRNKRSVGIDLGHPEGRALLDRLLADADVFVTSFLDDARERLRLTWDDLRAVNPRLVYARGSGQGRRGPDARRGGYDGVSFWARGGIADRYSTTGQPPLQQRPAFGDFIGGMAIAGGVAAALFRRERTGVGGEVDVSLLGTAMWVLSPDITAALLYGFMLPSAGDMPGAPNPLVGTYPCADGRAIVLMMLQAERFWPLFAATIERPDLLERWPTPEVRSREHAAIRAELVAHFATRPRAAWTQLLAPTECIWGPFQTPLDLPDDPQVQANGYLLEAPQADGPVRVCANPVQFGGQPPAVRSAAADAGAHTEEVLLELGCSWEDIGRWKDAGVVA
- a CDS encoding patatin-like phospholipase family protein produces the protein MTKRVFILGGGAALGAHQVGALRYLAEQGIRPDAIVASSIGVINACAYASGGVAALERAWHGFRSLPRIVSPSLRHNPLLGLSLFSMDALSEAIEEHVDFREVLASPLELEFIVLNLSRGQGEMVSKAQCADWRELRTLVRAGYAIPFLFPPIEWRGDWYVDGGFAWNIPLERALQLGATEIYLLAPIASQLPYQGRFSTIVDFVQRVMDVMWRTIGNMGYLYALMEHGRFHGVPVTIIEPTEQWSGFGPLAVFHAHPRKNRMLMAHGYRDAKRALAERARLEAARAGAPPTIRSVS
- a CDS encoding SDR family oxidoreductase codes for the protein MVALSGAASGIGAAVRARLLCDGARVIGVDLGDAEVCADLATPAGRRAAVDGVRALAPQGLTGAVACAGLGPHVPDRGLLVSVNYFGAAELLEGLRPLLVGRPGAAAVAVASNSASLPNAVDALVDHCLAGDENAARTAAATLHGASAYAASKRALACWVRRSATGPDWAGRSVRLNAVAPGAVQTPLLDGSLADPVLGPAVRGFPIPTGGFGTPDAVADAIAFLLGPDARFCCGSVLFVDGGSDALLRPDAF
- a CDS encoding sensor histidine kinase is translated as MAVDAAPARDDTVSVATIRGASAIVLLAYCIFLPLETTYTDRDDLGVHLVLYGVTSATVLGGFLLTFLPWGERHTDALGVALSLVLAASTLGYFWVSPQLPTLVAMGLTLLLVGSAVLGLWSVGRTTVIGIGLTAAYAAIGVLRAPPDPVHGSFAFSVAALAVGVAVAFACAVGFARVRVRLDLRQRELTELSSRLMSIQEEERARLSRELHDELGQSLTAVLSYLWLVEKQLPAREDELHGRVAEARRLASKTLTQIRELSQLLRPSVLDDYGLVPSLDQHVKAFADREQLLTSFTAATLPHRLSREVETAVYRITQEALTNVARHARARSVQVTLGVEGDRLRLEVEDDGVGLRSGRHAGPARAGVGLIGIRERVRALGGTVQMGPANGGQGPGARLEVWLPLEAER
- a CDS encoding amidohydrolase is translated as MATERIISADSHVNPEKDLWTREVPAAFKDRAPRVESTDMGDFWIVDSQISGAIGLDSSAGRKPEEFKAYGLGYKDMRPGSYDPKARLADMDIDGVDAEVLYFGGPVTQYPKDAALRRWIVQRYNDWMVDLSKAAPDRLIGLAHVPLVDIEEGITELRRIAKLGLRGFHCDPFPDERGGKPLWHEDYEPFWSAIEETGLPLSFHIVGPRNANVQATFQNPTPGVKETFIAIAPISICETVSTLVFTGILARHPKLKFVLVECGIGWIPYFLERMDQTFNKHRFWTKSILTEKPSTYWYRQGHATFISDLAGVAERHRAGLQNILWSTDYPHSDSSWPKSREALAEHFKDVPANERALIAGGNCARLYGLA